Proteins co-encoded in one uncultured Draconibacterium sp. genomic window:
- a CDS encoding M23 family metallopeptidase — MKKTHLLSFLLILLTIGCNKENDPKLFEQGSLEPNKEVQIIFSENALSRPQNVDVSILSSSDERLDMNEISSFYDIKSEANYGVHIALEEQPQDRLIEVKILLSETYISSIPKNYGVEIFARIYADGGMETIDDFELIESSYDKDNKTLSAFLPAYIFSNHKNDNVFETVLKVAATPGKNKGSDLNKSYNNSKCEAFGIICPTGNCAVSSAFNKQRKHPISGKVKPHWGVDFAVAQGTNVKAVTYGKVERVSVDKNGYGLNIILRHDNGSVSRYCHLSKVLVATGTNVTQGQAIALSGGAKGDPNAGTSTGPHLHFEYAPNGNISLSKSRIDPMPCITASLEGGINIRDNGTLADDAFDAYLNGHFIGKTTIGDSNSIALSSLMPGEMTLKVVCTIAPDNVGTLEIILNNGILFTNGSNVLSTELEQGESMSLIIVIPQQLEKSVPFRSFFKDNDYIEGI; from the coding sequence ATGAAAAAAACCCATTTACTCTCTTTCCTTTTGATACTCCTAACCATAGGATGCAACAAAGAAAATGATCCCAAATTATTTGAGCAGGGTTCACTTGAGCCCAATAAGGAAGTTCAAATCATATTTTCTGAAAACGCACTATCACGACCGCAAAATGTTGATGTTAGTATTCTTTCTTCATCTGATGAACGGCTGGACATGAATGAGATTTCGAGTTTTTATGATATCAAATCCGAAGCTAACTATGGGGTACATATTGCGTTAGAAGAACAACCTCAAGATAGGCTTATTGAAGTCAAAATTCTACTTTCAGAAACTTATATCTCAAGTATTCCTAAAAATTACGGGGTAGAAATATTTGCGCGAATCTACGCTGATGGGGGAATGGAAACCATTGATGATTTTGAACTTATTGAATCAAGTTATGATAAAGATAACAAAACATTATCGGCTTTTCTTCCTGCTTATATTTTCTCAAATCACAAAAATGATAATGTGTTTGAAACAGTGCTCAAAGTAGCGGCTACACCCGGGAAGAACAAAGGAAGCGACTTGAATAAAAGTTACAATAATTCAAAATGTGAAGCTTTTGGAATAATCTGTCCAACAGGAAATTGTGCTGTATCGAGTGCTTTCAACAAGCAAAGAAAACACCCAATATCAGGAAAAGTTAAACCTCATTGGGGAGTAGATTTCGCCGTAGCACAGGGAACGAATGTTAAGGCGGTTACATATGGAAAAGTTGAAAGAGTCAGCGTTGACAAAAATGGATACGGATTAAATATTATATTAAGACACGACAATGGCTCAGTAAGTAGATATTGCCACTTATCCAAAGTACTCGTTGCGACAGGGACGAATGTCACTCAAGGACAAGCAATTGCCTTATCTGGAGGAGCAAAAGGTGATCCGAATGCAGGAACATCAACCGGTCCTCACCTCCATTTTGAATATGCCCCCAATGGAAATATAAGCCTCTCTAAAAGCAGAATTGACCCTATGCCTTGTATTACGGCATCTCTAGAAGGTGGAATTAATATTCGAGATAATGGAACTCTTGCTGATGATGCTTTTGACGCATATCTAAATGGACATTTTATAGGGAAAACTACTATTGGCGACTCAAACAGCATCGCATTATCAAGCCTGATGCCGGGAGAAATGACATTGAAAGTTGTTTGCACTATTGCCCCTGACAATGTTGGCACTCTGGAAATCATCTTGAATAATGGCATTTTATTTACGAATGGGAGTAATGTATTGTCTACTGAATTGGAGCAGGGAGAAAGTATGAGTCTTATTATTGTTATCCCTCAACAGTTAGAGAAATCCGTTCCATTCCGTTCTTTTTTCAAAGACAACGATTATATTGAGGGCATTTGA
- a CDS encoding PQQ-binding-like beta-propeller repeat protein, whose product MKNLLLLPVILLLFSCNSNKTEIYQWRGEDRKGIFNEPNLLKQWPEKGPAELWYVEGIGDGYGTPTITDNEIFVSGAIDSTATLFCIDLNGEIKWQVPFGKEWVKSYPGSRSQPTVVDDLIYVGSGMGNLFCLKRSNGELVWEKRFVEDFQGIYPRFGHSEAPVIDGEKVFWTPGGKEYNVVALNRFTGELLWSNQGHSERSAYNPGTLIKLPTRHIFVTFSAYNMMGFDTETGELLWTHAQDNVPIEQRQPGMGDTHSNCVIYEDGNIYYAAGDGNCGVKLQLSEDGKAIKEVWRNKGFDSYMGGIVKIDNHLYGSATSKKFFRSIDATSGELSDSLKLGWGAVIAADNLLYYYGQNGKLSLVGFDEAGKMNPISDFKITRGSKEHFSHPVIKNGVLYQRHGQVLMAFDIKEKA is encoded by the coding sequence ATGAAAAACCTTTTACTATTACCTGTAATCCTCTTACTTTTTTCCTGCAATTCAAACAAAACCGAAATTTACCAGTGGCGTGGCGAAGACCGCAAAGGGATTTTTAACGAGCCAAATCTTTTAAAACAATGGCCGGAAAAGGGCCCTGCCGAACTTTGGTATGTTGAAGGTATTGGAGATGGATATGGCACCCCGACTATAACCGACAATGAGATTTTTGTAAGCGGAGCTATCGACAGCACAGCAACACTTTTTTGCATTGATTTAAATGGTGAGATAAAGTGGCAAGTTCCATTTGGGAAAGAATGGGTAAAAAGTTATCCGGGATCGCGATCGCAACCAACTGTTGTTGACGATTTAATTTATGTTGGTTCGGGAATGGGAAATTTATTTTGCCTGAAACGCTCGAATGGAGAGTTGGTTTGGGAAAAACGTTTTGTGGAAGATTTTCAAGGTATTTACCCGCGATTTGGGCACTCGGAAGCGCCTGTAATTGATGGCGAAAAAGTATTCTGGACTCCCGGGGGAAAAGAATATAATGTGGTTGCATTAAACCGTTTTACAGGCGAGTTACTGTGGAGTAATCAGGGGCACAGCGAACGATCGGCGTATAATCCGGGAACTTTGATAAAGCTACCAACACGCCACATCTTCGTTACATTCTCTGCTTATAATATGATGGGCTTTGATACCGAAACCGGAGAACTGTTATGGACACATGCACAAGATAATGTTCCAATCGAGCAACGTCAACCGGGCATGGGCGATACACATAGCAACTGTGTTATTTACGAGGACGGAAATATTTACTATGCTGCCGGAGACGGGAATTGCGGGGTAAAACTTCAACTCTCGGAAGATGGAAAAGCCATTAAAGAAGTATGGCGCAATAAAGGTTTCGACAGTTATATGGGCGGCATTGTGAAAATTGACAACCATTTATACGGAAGTGCCACCTCGAAAAAGTTTTTCAGAAGTATTGATGCAACAAGTGGCGAACTAAGCGACTCGTTAAAATTGGGCTGGGGCGCTGTTATTGCAGCCGACAACCTGCTTTACTATTATGGACAAAATGGAAAATTGTCACTAGTCGGTTTTGATGAAGCCGGAAAAATGAATCCGATCAGTGATTTTAAAATTACACGAGGTTCAAAAGAGCATTTCTCGCACCCGGTAATTAAAAACGGAGTTTTGTACCAACGCCATGGGCAAGTGCTAATGGCTTTCGACATAAAGGAAAAAGCTTAA
- a CDS encoding JAB domain-containing protein: MTDTKFTFNEIDIVYKPMRDMDKRPKITCSGDAYAVFRENWDEMKIGIVEHFKVMFLNRANKVLGVHTHSTGGQSGTVVDRKLIFATALKSGACSVIFAHNHPSGNLQPSEQDKNLQCKLEECGKILDISVLDHIILSGTDGGYYSFADGTAHEERAVVSQLTL, translated from the coding sequence ATGACAGATACAAAATTCACCTTCAATGAAATCGATATTGTTTACAAGCCCATGAGGGATATGGATAAACGCCCGAAAATAACCTGTTCCGGCGATGCCTATGCGGTTTTTCGGGAAAACTGGGACGAAATGAAGATTGGTATTGTCGAACATTTCAAGGTGATGTTCCTCAATCGGGCAAACAAGGTTCTGGGGGTTCATACCCATTCAACGGGTGGGCAGTCCGGGACAGTGGTTGACCGCAAGCTCATTTTTGCAACGGCGTTAAAGAGTGGAGCGTGTTCTGTAATTTTTGCCCATAACCACCCATCGGGGAACTTGCAACCATCCGAACAGGACAAAAACCTTCAATGCAAATTGGAAGAATGCGGTAAAATTTTAGATATATCCGTTCTTGACCATATTATCCTCAGTGGGACGGACGGCGGATATTATTCCTTTGCGGATGGCACAGCGCATGAGGAAAGGGCAGTAGTGTCGCAATTAACTCTTTAA
- a CDS encoding GNAT family N-acetyltransferase — protein MIEKYKDSHKEQVLTIWEKSVRATHDFLSPADFLEIRALLGNIDWRKLHVFCLTEEDIVMGFVCVEGRKIDMLFLDPYYFGQGFGRKLLNFAVKELNADSLDVNEQNTKALKFYQKFGFEIMDRSEKDDQGRSYPLLRMKLVEKN, from the coding sequence ATGATAGAAAAATATAAGGACAGCCATAAAGAACAGGTTTTAACAATTTGGGAGAAATCCGTTCGTGCAACACACGATTTTCTAAGCCCAGCCGACTTTCTCGAAATCCGCGCGCTTTTAGGCAATATAGATTGGAGAAAGCTTCATGTATTTTGCTTGACAGAGGAGGATATAGTGATGGGGTTTGTGTGTGTTGAGGGCAGGAAAATAGACATGCTTTTTTTAGACCCATACTATTTTGGACAGGGATTTGGACGGAAATTATTGAATTTCGCCGTTAAAGAACTCAATGCGGACAGTCTTGATGTCAACGAGCAGAATACGAAAGCTCTAAAGTTTTATCAGAAATTCGGATTTGAAATAATGGACAGGTCGGAGAAAGACGACCAGGGACGAAGCTATCCATTGTTAAGGATGAAACTCGTCGAAAAGAATTGA
- the folE gene encoding GTP cyclohydrolase I FolE, with the protein MSYREEIIFTSAGNGRNGKTNGHENHEIIGDNHIATSIDTPMRDDAFELSDERKMEIIEEKFRDIMETMGLDLNDDSLSGTPHRVAKMFVKEIFNGLNPANKPKVSVFENKFRYGEMLVEKNINMNSTCEHHFLPIVGKAHVAYISSGEVIGLSKINRIVDYFARRPQVQERLTVQIANELKTILKTDDVAVVIDAKHMCVSSRGIQDESSSTVTAEYSGKFKDKSVREEFLKYVEL; encoded by the coding sequence ATGAGTTACAGGGAAGAAATAATATTTACCAGTGCCGGCAATGGAAGGAACGGTAAAACAAACGGACATGAGAACCATGAGATAATAGGAGATAATCACATTGCCACTTCAATTGATACTCCAATGCGCGATGATGCTTTTGAACTGAGCGATGAACGAAAAATGGAAATTATTGAAGAGAAGTTTCGTGATATAATGGAAACAATGGGGCTCGATTTGAACGATGACAGTTTGAGCGGAACGCCACATCGTGTTGCCAAAATGTTTGTGAAGGAAATATTTAATGGACTAAATCCGGCCAATAAACCTAAAGTCTCTGTTTTTGAAAATAAATTCAGATACGGCGAAATGTTGGTGGAAAAGAATATCAACATGAATTCCACATGCGAGCATCATTTTTTGCCGATAGTAGGAAAAGCACACGTAGCTTACATTTCATCGGGCGAAGTAATTGGATTGAGCAAAATTAACCGTATTGTTGACTATTTTGCCCGCCGTCCGCAAGTGCAGGAGCGTTTAACAGTGCAAATTGCCAATGAGCTAAAAACAATACTTAAAACCGATGATGTGGCAGTTGTAATCGATGCCAAACACATGTGTGTATCCTCGCGCGGAATTCAGGATGAAAGCAGCAGTACTGTTACTGCCGAATATTCCGGTAAGTTTAAAGACAAAAGTGTTCGCGAAGAGTTCCTCAAATATGTAGAACTTTAA
- a CDS encoding helix-turn-helix domain-containing protein — MEVICLESEALFSLVEQVVERIKEKNNITHDKWIDGDTAMKLLGIKSKTTLQHMRDTGKIRFTQPKKKIILYDRDSIMEFLDSKAQDTF; from the coding sequence ATGGAAGTCATCTGCCTTGAAAGTGAAGCGCTCTTCTCTCTGGTTGAACAGGTTGTCGAGCGCATCAAAGAAAAAAACAACATCACCCACGATAAATGGATAGATGGCGACACCGCCATGAAACTGTTAGGGATTAAATCCAAAACCACGCTCCAACATATGCGCGATACGGGTAAAATCCGTTTCACCCAACCGAAAAAGAAAATTATCCTCTATGACCGTGATTCCATCATGGAATTTCTGGATAGCAAAGCCCAGGACACATTCTAA
- a CDS encoding DUF3768 domain-containing protein: MTTQFTQSQKIAQINDTFRENLPMFMMIGQAVITRGVANLPEADRMEILSMVQAFDNFTEDNDPYGEHDFGSFKLNGQTIFWKFDYYDSSMEYGSEDPADAENTKRILTIMLANEY, translated from the coding sequence ATGACTACACAGTTTACACAATCTCAAAAGATTGCCCAAATCAATGACACGTTTCGTGAAAACCTGCCCATGTTCATGATGATTGGACAAGCCGTCATTACTCGTGGTGTTGCGAACCTGCCCGAAGCCGACCGGATGGAAATCCTGTCCATGGTTCAGGCATTTGATAACTTTACCGAAGATAATGATCCTTACGGGGAACATGACTTTGGTTCATTCAAACTCAATGGACAAACCATATTCTGGAAGTTCGATTACTATGATAGCTCGATGGAATATGGCAGTGAAGACCCTGCTGATGCTGAAAATACCAAACGTATACTTACGATTATGCTGGCAAATGAGTACTAG
- a CDS encoding queuosine precursor transporter, whose amino-acid sequence MRDNKNNLLPLILLSSILGGALVGALAVASKLIVAYGLTASVTFLAYAFSFTITDIAGEIYGKKVANQVAFGGFIAVIIGMIIFQIAIFIPGAPFWNNEEGFNNVFGLTARVTLAGVLSYGASQFLDVYLFHKIKEITHDKFLWLRNNLSTAISQFIDTLIFITIGFGFSLNMVAGQYILKIGVAAFDTIIVYAVVWLLRKYRNTTIS is encoded by the coding sequence ATGCGTGATAATAAGAACAATCTACTCCCGTTAATACTGTTGTCCTCAATTCTTGGAGGGGCATTAGTTGGTGCATTAGCTGTAGCATCAAAATTAATTGTTGCTTATGGTTTGACAGCCTCAGTTACTTTTTTAGCCTATGCTTTCTCATTTACAATTACGGATATTGCTGGCGAGATTTATGGCAAGAAAGTAGCAAATCAGGTTGCTTTTGGTGGATTCATTGCCGTTATTATAGGAATGATCATATTTCAGATTGCAATATTCATTCCTGGTGCTCCATTTTGGAATAATGAGGAGGGATTTAATAATGTTTTTGGCTTAACAGCTAGAGTTACTTTAGCTGGCGTTCTATCGTATGGTGCATCTCAATTTCTGGATGTATACTTATTTCATAAAATAAAAGAAATAACGCATGATAAATTTTTATGGCTTAGAAATAACTTATCAACAGCTATTTCTCAATTTATTGATACATTAATTTTTATTACAATTGGTTTTGGCTTTTCACTAAATATGGTAGCCGGCCAGTATATTTTAAAAATTGGGGTCGCCGCTTTTGATACAATAATCGTATATGCTGTTGTTTGGCTATTAAGAAAATATCGTAATACCACAATTTCTTAG
- a CDS encoding TraM recognition domain-containing protein, translating to MTYLSIKKTDILDTILFKFPQNVDWTVRHGVEGVQVFGGIGSGKSSGSGYQIAKKYLEKGFGGLVLTVKDDEVETWKTYCKNAGRTNDLIIVEPQGKHRFNFLDYEMSRKDRGKGLTANIVQLFRTVIDAERTISSGERNRERFWDDAMDIYLNSVIDLCILAYGKDISIDKIHDVATSIPKNMDGLFEEKAYDKSLFADIMTRTIRGKYHKMSSQKKELYSRLEKYFLDRHMELSEKTRSIIEYSLDSFLFPLTREPFYSLFCNGESTFSPEDCFTKNKIILLNLPVKIYDKVGRDIQIMFKYIWQTAMERRNTDLHPKPVFLWADEAQNFIHHHDMAFQSTARSARVCTVYITQNLPNYIANMGGEGNRAYVDSFLGTLGTKIFHSNSDTVTNEYASKLFGKVFVSFYTEGSSYGKDLTISETENVKDSPYVAPEEFILLKTGAEENDFIVESFVHLHRRQKNRNIHYTPQLFVKFKQMQ from the coding sequence ATGACCTACTTAAGCATAAAAAAGACAGATATTCTGGATACTATTTTATTCAAGTTCCCACAAAATGTCGATTGGACGGTTCGCCATGGTGTTGAAGGTGTTCAGGTATTCGGCGGTATTGGCTCGGGCAAATCTTCCGGGTCGGGTTACCAGATAGCCAAAAAATACCTTGAAAAAGGGTTTGGCGGCCTCGTTCTAACCGTCAAAGATGACGAGGTGGAAACGTGGAAGACCTATTGTAAAAATGCAGGGCGCACCAACGATCTGATTATTGTCGAGCCGCAAGGAAAGCACCGTTTTAATTTTCTTGATTATGAAATGAGCCGTAAAGACCGGGGCAAAGGATTAACGGCCAATATCGTCCAGCTGTTTCGAACGGTTATCGATGCGGAAAGAACGATTTCATCGGGAGAGCGGAACCGCGAACGCTTTTGGGATGATGCGATGGATATTTATCTGAACAGCGTTATTGATTTATGTATTCTGGCCTATGGCAAGGATATCTCCATTGATAAAATCCATGATGTAGCGACCTCCATTCCTAAAAACATGGACGGGCTGTTTGAAGAAAAGGCTTATGATAAAAGCCTGTTCGCCGATATCATGACTCGCACGATACGTGGCAAGTATCATAAAATGTCCTCACAAAAGAAAGAACTCTATTCCCGTTTGGAAAAATACTTCCTTGACCGCCACATGGAGCTAAGCGAGAAAACCCGTTCCATTATCGAATATTCCTTAGACAGTTTTCTTTTCCCCCTTACCCGAGAGCCGTTTTATTCGCTGTTTTGCAACGGCGAAAGTACATTCTCGCCCGAAGACTGTTTTACCAAAAATAAAATTATTCTGCTGAACCTGCCTGTTAAAATCTATGACAAGGTCGGGCGTGACATTCAAATCATGTTCAAATATATCTGGCAAACGGCAATGGAACGACGCAATACCGACTTACACCCCAAGCCTGTTTTCTTATGGGCGGATGAAGCCCAGAATTTTATCCATCATCATGATATGGCCTTTCAGTCCACGGCACGATCCGCCCGTGTGTGTACGGTTTATATCACACAGAATTTACCGAACTATATTGCCAATATGGGCGGTGAAGGCAACCGCGCCTATGTTGACTCTTTTCTGGGAACATTAGGGACAAAGATATTTCATTCCAATTCGGATACGGTAACGAACGAATATGCCAGCAAGCTATTTGGGAAAGTCTTTGTAAGTTTTTACACGGAAGGAAGCAGTTACGGGAAAGACCTGACGATTTCCGAAACGGAAAATGTAAAAGACAGTCCCTACGTCGCCCCGGAAGAATTCATACTGCTTAAAACCGGCGCAGAAGAAAACGACTTTATCGTGGAATCGTTTGTTCACCTTCATCGTCGACAAAAAAACAGGAACATTCATTACACGCCCCAGCTTTTTGTAAAATTCAAACAAATGCAATAA
- a CDS encoding outer membrane beta-barrel protein, translated as MNSRIFFIALMMLVVASSISYSQNKMEAGGAIKFDINTGSSNGEYDFTGINGRFYYYLNDNFRLAPNININFPYKKTDSGIEAKANVTTYNAQVHYLFDFLNHPGLKTYALGGLSYNHAKVEASGMGQSVTETANDMSLSLGVGMDYQVKFGKLFFEVQDMFGDYDPFVLSFGVMIALN; from the coding sequence ATGAATTCAAGAATATTTTTTATCGCTTTAATGATGCTCGTTGTTGCATCGTCTATTTCTTATTCCCAAAACAAAATGGAAGCCGGTGGTGCTATCAAGTTCGATATTAATACCGGCAGCAGTAATGGCGAGTATGATTTTACCGGCATCAACGGACGGTTTTATTATTACCTGAACGACAATTTTCGTCTAGCACCGAATATCAATATCAATTTCCCATACAAAAAAACCGACAGCGGCATAGAGGCAAAAGCAAACGTAACAACCTATAACGCCCAGGTACATTATCTTTTTGATTTTCTCAATCATCCCGGATTAAAGACTTATGCTTTGGGCGGATTGAGTTATAACCACGCCAAAGTAGAGGCTTCGGGGATGGGGCAATCCGTAACAGAAACCGCCAATGATATGTCATTGAGCCTTGGTGTTGGTATGGATTATCAAGTCAAATTCGGAAAATTGTTTTTCGAGGTTCAGGATATGTTCGGAGATTATGACCCCTTTGTTCTAAGCTTCGGCGTAATGATCGCGCTTAATTAA
- the mobF gene encoding MobF family relaxase → MIRMIQSTNGGHAKSYFNDALSKGDYYMDDQELGGQFHGKVADRLGLTGAIEKNDFYRLCENINPKTGEKLTPRNKTNRTVGYDINFHCPKSVSVLNALGDDKRVMDAFRSSVHDTMQLIEADAKTRVRKNGKMEERDTGELIWGEFVHQTARPVDNSAPDPHLHAHCFVINTTWDNQEEKFKAGQFRDIKRDMPYYQACFQKTLSDKLNAIGYTTRVTDKAFELDVIPEKAIEVFSKRTDAIGRFAKEKNITNKAELDSLGARTRAKKEKGYTMQELRSLWHSQVEHIAQDKNGGNTDNKGKSLTPEQCVNHALEHCFERHSVVQDRVLLSTAISYAMQDPSLSPDAIRKSFANDSRIIKVKDRTRIQCTTLTVHAEEKRMIELARQTKGKFIPVDRHADNKSFESLNPEQSRAVRHVLKSVDGITIIRGGAGTGKTTLMKQAFEAIEDKGLNVYAFAPSSEAARDVLRSEGFDNADTVAKLLLDKTTQEQTKGQVIWIDEAGLLSSKDMVSVLELAKNNNARLVLSGDTRQHSSVRRGDALRILRDVGDIKVAGVSRIYRQKTQEYKDAVADISQGKIEQGFERLNKLGSIKEKAPYEVTDELVKDYLECRDMGKSALIIAPTHAQGEEVSDKIRQGLKERGTLDKKERPYTRLKNKNLTNAEKRDVRKFNVGDVVQFHQNVKGVKKGAKLEVCGITQSGVELKNDDDTTLSLPVARPEVFDVYTAHELNVSKGDTIRITKNGFDKNRTRLDNGKVLMVKGFDRGGNIKAVSVGNVAGKEILLDKNYGNINHGYVMTSHASQGKTVDRVFIAQPSATFPASNAKQFYVSVSRGREEVKIYTDSKDDLLDHIAISGDRLSATELSKRHTHEFEQRINTTRAREQFSKEKDEFIKPKNNDRDLEI, encoded by the coding sequence ATGATACGGATGATACAAAGCACCAACGGCGGACACGCCAAATCCTACTTCAACGATGCCCTTTCCAAGGGCGATTACTATATGGACGACCAGGAACTGGGCGGCCAATTCCACGGCAAAGTCGCAGACAGGCTTGGCTTAACCGGGGCAATCGAAAAAAACGACTTTTACCGCTTGTGTGAGAATATCAATCCCAAGACGGGAGAGAAACTCACACCGCGCAATAAAACAAATCGCACCGTTGGTTATGATATAAATTTCCACTGCCCTAAATCCGTTTCCGTTTTAAACGCGTTGGGCGATGACAAACGCGTGATGGATGCGTTCCGCTCCTCCGTTCATGACACCATGCAGCTCATTGAGGCGGATGCCAAAACCCGTGTTCGAAAAAACGGCAAGATGGAAGAGCGCGACACGGGCGAGCTTATCTGGGGTGAGTTTGTCCACCAGACGGCACGTCCGGTGGATAATTCAGCGCCCGACCCGCATTTGCATGCACACTGTTTTGTGATTAACACCACATGGGACAATCAAGAGGAAAAATTCAAGGCCGGACAGTTTCGGGATATCAAGCGGGATATGCCCTATTATCAGGCCTGCTTTCAAAAAACGCTCTCGGATAAGCTCAATGCCATTGGCTATACCACCCGTGTAACCGACAAGGCTTTTGAACTGGACGTTATCCCAGAAAAGGCAATCGAAGTTTTTTCCAAACGTACCGATGCCATCGGGCGGTTTGCCAAAGAAAAGAACATCACGAACAAGGCCGAGCTGGACTCTCTGGGCGCACGTACCCGCGCCAAAAAAGAAAAAGGCTACACGATGCAAGAATTGCGTTCCCTTTGGCATAGCCAGGTCGAGCATATTGCACAGGATAAAAATGGAGGGAACACAGATAACAAGGGTAAATCCTTAACTCCCGAGCAGTGCGTAAACCATGCGCTGGAGCATTGTTTTGAACGCCATAGTGTGGTTCAAGACCGTGTTCTTTTAAGCACGGCCATTTCTTACGCGATGCAAGACCCCTCCCTTTCCCCCGATGCCATCCGCAAGAGTTTTGCGAATGATAGCCGGATTATCAAGGTCAAGGATAGAACCCGCATTCAATGCACGACCTTAACTGTGCATGCCGAAGAAAAGCGGATGATTGAGCTTGCCCGTCAAACCAAGGGCAAGTTCATACCTGTAGACCGTCATGCGGATAATAAATCCTTTGAGAGCCTTAATCCTGAGCAATCGCGCGCAGTGCGTCACGTGCTTAAAAGCGTTGACGGTATAACGATTATTCGTGGCGGTGCCGGTACGGGAAAAACCACTTTGATGAAACAGGCCTTTGAAGCGATTGAGGACAAAGGGCTGAATGTTTATGCCTTTGCCCCCTCTTCCGAAGCGGCGCGTGATGTGTTGCGCAGTGAAGGGTTTGACAATGCCGATACGGTTGCCAAGCTACTGCTGGATAAAACCACACAGGAACAGACCAAAGGTCAGGTCATCTGGATTGACGAAGCCGGATTGCTTTCAAGCAAAGACATGGTGTCGGTATTGGAGCTTGCCAAAAATAACAATGCCCGTTTGGTGCTTTCCGGTGACACAAGACAACACAGCTCAGTACGGCGCGGCGATGCGCTTCGTATCTTGCGCGATGTCGGCGATATCAAGGTAGCAGGAGTGAGCCGTATCTACCGTCAAAAGACACAAGAATACAAAGACGCTGTGGCAGATATTTCCCAAGGGAAAATCGAGCAAGGGTTCGAGCGGCTGAACAAGCTCGGCTCGATAAAAGAAAAAGCCCCGTATGAGGTGACGGACGAGCTGGTCAAGGACTATCTGGAATGCCGCGATATGGGCAAATCCGCCCTGATTATCGCCCCAACCCATGCGCAAGGCGAAGAAGTTTCGGACAAAATCCGTCAAGGGCTGAAAGAGCGCGGAACGCTGGACAAAAAAGAGCGTCCCTATACACGCCTGAAAAACAAAAATCTGACGAATGCGGAAAAGCGGGATGTGCGTAAATTTAACGTGGGAGATGTTGTACAGTTCCACCAGAATGTCAAAGGCGTAAAGAAAGGTGCAAAACTTGAAGTGTGCGGTATAACCCAAAGTGGGGTTGAGCTTAAAAACGATGACGATACAACACTGTCCCTGCCCGTTGCCAGGCCTGAGGTGTTTGATGTGTACACAGCCCACGAGCTGAACGTTTCCAAAGGAGATACCATCCGCATTACCAAGAACGGGTTTGATAAAAACAGAACCCGTCTGGATAACGGCAAGGTGTTAATGGTCAAAGGCTTTGACCGTGGGGGCAATATCAAGGCGGTATCGGTAGGCAATGTCGCAGGGAAAGAAATCCTGCTGGATAAAAATTACGGCAATATCAATCACGGTTATGTGATGACTTCCCATGCCTCGCAAGGCAAGACGGTTGACAGGGTGTTTATCGCCCAGCCCTCGGCCACGTTTCCGGCCAGCAACGCCAAGCAGTTTTATGTCTCGGTATCGCGTGGCCGTGAGGAAGTTAAAATCTACACGGATTCCAAGGACGATCTACTTGACCATATCGCCATCAGTGGCGACAGGCTATCGGCTACGGAATTGAGCAAACGCCACACGCACGAATTTGAACAGCGTATCAATACCACACGCGCCCGTGAGCAGTTTAGCAAAGAAAAAGATGAATTTATAAAACCAAAGAATAATGACAGAGACCTCGAAATCTAA